The DNA region AGTGGGAGTGGTGGCAGTCCACCCACAAGCAAGGAAACAGTTTGGTCCCCGAGAAAGCGATGCAATCAGCCTGGAATTAATTTGTTTCAGCAGGGAAATCCACGAAGAAGAACTCGCAACGCTCGCCTGCATTGtttttctgaaatttttcatcagggaaaaaaaaacttcaaaaaaaaaccaaTCAAAATTAACTACAAAATGTATGGATGTATGTACGGATGTACAGTCCAACGAAGCTTCTATAAATCTCcagttttttttgtttgttcTTGTTGCGTAATTGTCGTATTTCGGATCAGGACAGTCTTGTTGATTGTCAGCAGGAGGTAACTACGTATACGGagtgaaattgaaatatattctaTATGACGATgttattttaatttttcaagaatgagATATACACAATCAGATCAATTGTATATACATACGCTATTGTATTGTATGTTGGCTGACTATTATTCCCTTTCTTCAGTTTCTCAATATGTTGAACTTCCCCCACTCTTGCATGAATAAACAGTATGACAAAGCTGTGACCCATCTTTCACGGCAGGTGATAACCGGTTTCTCTTGTTTCTGGCCTCACCGCTTCTTAGCTTCTAAATATGCTTCTGCCGTACATTCAGGTACCAAAACAGTACTATTCTCTAAGCTTCGATATGATACTACTAATAGTACAGAACATGTAAGACTGCTTACTGCGGCCAGGGGGGACCACAGACCTGAACAGTGCATGCCAATTGACTCACTGTGTCTGGCGCGTTACCAAACCAACGGCCGGCTCTTgcatttcaatattttgactCATCGTTTGTCTTGCCGGCTCTAACCGACACACGGTTGGTCTTCGAGTATTGCGGCACCGGCAAAAGGAAagtgaaaaagaaataagcATATGGGCACGTATAAAAAGGCACTTAACGTCGAAATTTGTATCTCACTCTGTATTCTCAACAGTTGAAGATCTCTATAGAAAACATGTCTGCTCCTTTAGACTCTTCTAAACTTACTGTCACAAGAACTACAACTCCATCCCAACCAAAACCTAATGATCAATTAGTTTTCGGTCAAACTTTCACAGATCATATGTTAACTGTGGAATGGACCGAAGAAAAAGGTTGGGCCAATCCAGAAATTAAGCCTTATGCTCCATTATCTTTGGATCCTGCTACAATTGTCTTCCACTACGCCTTCGAATTATTTGAAGGTATGAAGGCTTACAGAActgaagataataaaatcacTATGTTCCGTCCAGATATGAACATGAAACGTATGAATAAATCTGCTGCTAGAATCTGTCTACCAAAGtttgatgaggaagaacTGCTCAAATTGATCGGTACTTTAATTGAGCAAGATAAACATTTGATTCCAGTTGGTCAAGGTTATTCTCTATATATTAGACCAACTATGATTGGTACCAGCGTTGGCCTAGGTGTCTCTACTCCAGATAAAGCCTTACTTTATGTCATCTGTTCCCCTGTCGGTCCTTACTACAAGACTGGTTTCAAAGCCGTCAAATTGGAAGCTACCGATTACGCTACTAGAGCTTGGCCAGGTGGTGTTGGTGACAAGAAATTAGGTGCTAACTATGCTCCATGTGTCTTACCACAATTACAAGCTGCTGAAAGAGGTTATCAACAAAATCTATGGCTATTTGGTCCTGAACACAACATTACTGAAGTTGGTACAATGAATGCCTTTTTCGTTTTCCAAAACCTTGCTACAGGTAAAAAAGAACTAGTTACCGCTCCACTAGATGGTACCATCTTAGAAGGTGTTACTAGAGACTCCATCTTAAATTTAGCAAGAGAAAGATTAGATTCGAATGAATGGGATATCAACGAACGTTACTGTACCATAACTGAAGTCGCAGAAAGATCCAAGAATGGTGAATTGGTAGAAGCCTTTGGTTCTGGTACTGCCGCTATCGTCTCTCCTATCAAGGAAATTGGTTGGAAAGGTGAATCGATCAATGTTCCATTATTACCAGGTGAACAATCGGGTGCATTAACCAAGCAAATCGCTGCGTGGATTGGTGACATCCAATACGGTAGACAAGAACATAAAGGTTGGTCCAGAGTTGTTGCTGATCTAAAATAAGCAGATACTTAAGGgagaaaaataaactgTAAATATCACCACAATAGATTTCCAATAAAAATGATCATTTATGCAGCATATAGAagtttttatataaaaaaataacgaGTCAACATTTTATAATTTCGAACCATCAGAGTTTAGTTAATAataacttttttatttttagaataGGAACTATCATCTGAAAAGTTATCGCTAGATAGAAAAACTTTAAAAGGCAAAAACGTCAAAGGATATTCTCATGCAGAATAACCATGGATACTTCATAATAATGATTGATCATGGCTGTTGAAATAGTTTTACAGCTACGAAATTTGTAGAAATAAATCTGTTTGGAGTGATCCAATTTTCATCTGCGGAACTTTATCTAGCTCTCGCCGTTAAGTATGTGTATAACTTCACCGTCTTCTTCTCCAGGATTCTGCGTCCAAGTGGCTTCTATTACTTTCAAGATGACCAAATATTGGGGGATAAACTACTACAAAATGGGGCCTTGAGCAAGACAAAAAAACCACACATAGATAGCACAACAGATTGAGCTAATCACGACCATTCCTATCTCCTCAAAACTGAATAGGCCCAAGAGGATGCAATGGAGATCCTATTCCTTTCTGTAAACGTAAAACACGGCACCAAAAGtcacaaaaaaaattaatgagTCACAATCATCACATTCAAGTATAGTTGCCTTTTCCACTGAGGGGAGGTGAACACACCCGTGCAATAGTGCCATTCAGATGAATAAAAATTGGAACTCACTGGCATTTGTGTCTATACAAACATAGCCTTACTCATCCTCCACGGCGTAACATAGATTATCTAATCGCAAGGATCCTTCATATCCTTATTGTTTATGTATTTACACCTTTGTGACTTGCCATCACAACCTGTGACCATACATTTTGAACTCTGTGTACTGTCAGAACGATTGTTCATAAACACGGCTCCAGCTCCATATATCGAGGTGGCCTTCTCTAAGACACAATGAACTTGCCGTTGCTACGGATACACTGCCGCACCCGGTGCATccacaatttttcatatgaAATGGGTCATCGATCTCGAGCTTAGGAATCCGAGAATCatataaaaagaaacgGAAGATTTCGAATTGTAATTCACAGCTGATAAATTACCTCAACAAGACAGTTCTTCAAACATGACTTCAGCAGAAAATAGTATAATAGTAATATCTGGGCCagttttacaaaaatgTTCCGATGGCACTTTGAGGGCATTAACGGCCATTTTGAACAAAGGCTATGATCTACCAAGATACAAATTCAATGCTGTCCAAAGTGACAGAGTCCAAGACCATGAATCATTCTGCCATGACTTCGGTCTCGATGAAGAAGGTACCATGCTTTACCTTTTAGTGAATGATATAAAGGATATCAGCAGTGAGCTGAAGTTAATCGGAACAACAGGAAGTTATCCATTATACAGCAGCGATGTACCCGGCCATTAcaacttttcatttgaaaacGTCCTGGCTACAATAGCTTACAAGACTTTCCCAGCCTCAGAAATCCCAAATTCATTCGAGGTGACTGCTTTCACTTCATTTGGTAAAGGCTGCGGTATTGAAATTGCCAATGCCACTATTGAGCACTTTAAAAAGGTCCATCCATCATGTGACTCTCTGATAGCTAAAGTCATCACTAATCATGATCTAGTTCCTTATTATGAGAAGAAGCTGAACTACATTGAACTGGATAGAATTACGGTGCCAAAAAAGGAGACAGTGAAGGCAAAGTTCCACGATAGTTTCAAGATTGCTTGCGACATTCAAGTTGcaactttgaaaagaatgattTAAATCATCGTTCTATTTGTAAGTAACATATATACTTTTCTCCagattcaagatatttatAGAAGGGGAATTCTTTaatagaaattttgaaacgTGAGTCCGTATCAGCTTGATGGAAGGAAATAATAAAGCTTGCTGTTGTGTATTCATATAATGGAGCTTCTACTGGCTCGCAAAAATATACGTGATTGTgttcaaaatgaaagattGCATTTCAAGATCTGAGCAAAAGAAGTCCATTATAATAcactatttcaaataataccGCGTAAGttgcattttcaaaaggttTTGGTAAACTATAAATTCAGGTTAACTATCCGGTTTACTCTCATGCTATAGACACTTATTTCATAAGCCAACCAATATCTAATAttgaaaggaaaaagaaacaccAGTGACTCCTGTAGATACCATATAGTTTCACGACCATTTCCGTTCGATGTCTGTTCATTTGTTTCGGATGAGCTACGccaattcttcatcagttGATACCATTGATATCATAGAACCATTCCAAAATACCATATCCATTGATAAAGGCACATTATTTTAATTGTCTGCATGATTACTCTCAGACATTTCAGATGTTATTTCCGTAGCTAGCTCCCTGTTGTTTGCAATGGCCATCGCCTCTATTTTTCGAAAGGCAGTACGGCTCACCTTCTggtttaaaatttcaattttgtagGTAGAAGCTGAACATCAACAAGAATAACgattaatttttgatgaatgaCAAATAGCAAAACATTTTATGCTCCTCGTCTTCAAAAACTAGAACTCTAACGGGAAATTATAGTATATTTATGAGGAAACCATCTTGATACATATCAGCAACGTCGCCCTAGGCTGAACCTCACTTTTAAAAGCAGCTAAAACCGCGATAGAATGAATACACCCTTTTCCTTTGGCTGATATGAACGGGAGAATAGACAATTGTTTGAGTCTTGTCTGTTCGAATGTGACCTAACTAATGGAAAGACCATTTAGCGTGCACAAGATGAGATAGAGAGGATGATTTTACAAAATCACTCATTATTGACATAGCGTCCAGCAGCCACTTTCCTTCTTACATTAATACAAGTACAAGTGCCAAAACCTGCTACCACTCttgtcttcttcatttaaaaCAGAAAAAGGGCAAAAAACTGAGTATTTGTCAAAAACTTTATGATGCTTTCCCTTTAGCTCGAGAAATTTGTAATACGTATTATTCCGtagtttttgaattcaatcATCAACCAATTGTAGATATATACTCTGGTCCCTCCGGTATGAATGTAGTAGTTTGAACAGGATAGGTAAGGTTGCAGCACTTTTACTTCCTTTCGCTGACTTCCGTTTCATGGTATATTAAGAGCAGCATAATTCATTCGGGCAAATTCTGTTTGTGGATACTAGTACCCTCTGGCAAAGTCAATAATTAGGAGTCTGACATTTTTTCTATCCTTGAAGAGCCATAACAGTATCATATTCGTTAAGTCAATGCCCTATAACACTACTCGTGATAACAAATCTACCACTACCTCTCGTAACAAGTACTCGAATTGGGGCGCATAAATACTTGTATCATGTCTGTGAATATGATGGATGGTATGATCACCATAATTTTGATCATGAGCTTTTTTGGTAGCTTTCTTCCCACAGCCATTGAGATGCTCGAAGACTGTTTGAAGTGTCAATGCAACTACTGCGTTCCAAGGGCTGGTTTCCGTGCAAATTTGATTCTATTTTTAATGTAAATGTTGTAGACCAGCTAAACTAAGAAGGTGCAAGAAGCATAACTTTTAATGGAATGATGTAATGTAGTAAACTACTGTTCTGCTTGTCACATTAGTATCGGTAGTACTACTCTTGCAGCCTATGTAGGTGAATAGCTACCCCTCGCTATTTGAAGGAATGGTTAAACGATTGTAGAGGTTGAGGTCTCATCCTGAGAAATATTGCACTTGACATAGCTTGTGAAAGTTATTTCCTATCTGCTACCGCCGTTTCCTACGTACAATGAAAACccaaaaatagaaatataCAGTTTCTTACTTTACTGGTTTTTCAGCAGAGATAACAAAAAACAATACTATGTCATATATTCTATTCAGAAATGTTTTTTCTCGTAAAGGACGTATAACTCTTCCTATCCCAGAATGCTACAAAGGGTTAACCAGGCAATTTGTTTGTGAATGCTAACCTAACAagtatcaaaaataaagcCAATAGCACCAAAATGACAAGTAGGGTTAATGGGAAGCGGCTTTCAATCTACTAAACTGCCTGTCAGGCCTCTAAAATCCCTGTCATTTATTATTCCCATGAATATCTCTGCCATTGTCACAGGGTTACTATAAGCAGTAGTTTTCGCAGTTTTTTGAAGGTATTCATTACAGCGACTGTCAATATGAAACCAGTTCCTTCAGGATTTTTTTACTTTAACTCTcacatttttcattctgGGTGTTATAACATGCTTTTCTATTCCGTTGCATTGCTTGACTCATTCAGTAATGAATTAGCTGATAGTTTTTGTGTAATGAAACGTTATAGTTTCCCTAATATGCTATCAAATGCAAGGATTTCTCATACTGACGGCTATTTATATGACGAGTTGCTAGATGtcttaaaatttgatgactTTATCTAtaccaaaatcaaatttacaTGATATATGTGACACACAACTATGTACTGAGCAGCTTGTAATCTTTGAGACCAATATCTGAAGCGTAATTTTCGAGGCCTGAAAGAAATCCAACAGATGTAGCATGtattaaaatattccaCATTAAGGCTTTGTAAATGACTATTTTGAAAGGATCGTTTATATATAGCAGTGATAGCCCCAATAAAAAAAGTGTAACACACTTTGAACCATAAGCgatggaagaagaagcattAATGCCAGTTCttaagagaaatttttgtagAAATGTAATACCGGCCAACTTGGGAAGCGCTACATTAATTGTTCCCAGGAATAACAAAAGATTAAGACTAAGTATTGTACCTATAATCAAATATACaaaacattttttcttcagcagAGGTAAAATGGATGGTATAGACATTGACTAAAACAAAAAGTTTGGTATAGGAAAAATGTGTTCTTTTCGTAAATCCAATGAGCAGTGTCGCACTCTGGATATGCAACTCTGCTGTAATGAAAGTATGTTCTTAATAGTTACAATAGTACAAACTACTTTTTAGAGAAAATATCCTAAATTTGCCGCAAACTTTTCTCCTTGCAACATAGGTATTTCAGATTCAAAACTCAACCATTACGGGGAACTTTCGCGCAAAACAATTTGCTTTGCATTCTTTGCCTTcagatttttttctcgagaagCGTGTTCCTTAGTAGAAGGGCCCAGAAATCATAATAAGAATGTTATTTACGGCTTATCTCATCAAATTAGTGAAATTAGAATAATATTGTACCTTATATGCATCGcaaaaataatacaaatatGAATGTGCAGGAAAATTCAGTAGTAAACAAAACCGATACTACAAATTTTGTGCGACAATTGATCAAAGAGGTTGAAAATCTTAACTGGAACGATGAGGGGGTTATGTCACccaaactttcaaaaaaggaagattttgaaaaatggtcAAATGCACTTTTTGAACATTTGTTAAAGTCAAATGTTTACTTATATGAATACTTCAAATCCGGCATACTTGACTTTACTGAAATGGATGAGTCAGCCAGAACTATTTTAAGTAAATGCTTTGAGAATTCGTTACGCAGTTTGATTATCAAATCTGTCCAAGACGACATCGTTCAAGAGCTTAATGACTTCTGCCAAAAACATTCCAATTCTATTTCAGCTTTCACTTTATTTcactttttgaaagataaataCTCCGGTAGACCTTCCGTGCAAAAGTGTGAGGTTTTTGATATGCTAAGCAAAATTGATGGCAAAACCacagatgaaaaaaaaaaatgggtCGACAGATGTTCAAGACTTCTCCTTGGAAAGAgtcaagaagaagaacagcTAGTCAACACTTTCTCGCGTGACCAAGTCAACCGGTATGAGGGTCTTCGTAATAAAAGGATGGAACAAATATCAGAAGTACTCTACTCAGTTTGCACTCAGATAAATGGACCAAAGACatgttcaaaaaataaGGTTTACAATAGAGCATGGTTaagtttcaaagaaaacttACGTTTTAGGCCGGTACTTACGTTACTATTGCTAGCGATTGGGGCTTCAGGACTTAACAAGTTTATTGGAAGGTTTATTTCTGACTGATATAAATATGCGGGCCGCATAGGTAAGTAATCAAGGATATCTTGTTTATCTTCGTAACGACTAACAGTTTTAAAAATAACCTTCTTTCAGAAATATATCCTATATAATCAAGTGATATTGTTATTCCACTCTTGTTATTGTTAGGGTTTTGTTGCATGTTCGCATATTTCAACAGTGCTGATTAAAAAGGAAAGTCTCTCACCATACTTGATAAggttttttcaatactaCTGTCTTCCCTTACCTTGAGAAATAGTATCCAGGAAACAATAGTTGACTCGCTTTCAGACAAGCCGAGAATGGTGGTATATTGAGTTGTATCTTTAAAGGTTAGGAGGTACAAGGATGAAGTACATGTATATGCCCAGCAGGGTCGTAAATCTAGGCTGTTCATTACTGGAAAACGTTACTTTGCCTGATTTGTCTTTCAATAACGATTTATTTCACAGCTCATATCGTAGCGTAGTTCAATACTTCATTATGTCTCTAGAGGCTCCCTGACAGCTACTTCATATTCCTGGTAGTCAATTAATTATCAAAGGTACACGAAGTTTGGGCTAACCAGACAAAATTAGTCTTGCGTCCACAACGTCGCATCATTTTATGGTATGATCTTGTGTGGGAGCAGCAACCCCAGAGGATCTTAAGTGGTATGAACTCAATATACCTTCCTTTTTTGATCAACATGGACATTCCACTGCAGTATTATAAGGGCATCTTGCCGTGTGGCATGTTAAAACGAAAAGTTTAAAAGGAGAACCTCAGTAATATGCCTTAGGAAATTAGgaatgaaattatcaacCAGTATACCAGAGCATCGAGCTATTAATCTCAATATTGTCAGTAAATAATGCATTTTCTTTGCAATATATGTTGAAGTACAAAATAAGACCTCCATCCAAGGTTCTTTCTGTAATTGTCCTTGGTTGTCCTGTATCGTCCAATAAAACTTCATGTTGCAGAGGACGCTAATGGGAAATGCGTCTCAAGATTGAAGTTGCCATTTAATGGCGTGAAATATAACTCATTCCTTCCTTACAATAAAAAAGACCAATGAAAATCACAAGGctattttatcattatcgCTGTAGTACCTATTCAACGGTAGGACTATTACGTTTACCTAAATATTGAACCGGAAGTGCGCCTGGtgaaaaatccaaaagaATAGTTTATTCAGGCGGAATGGTTTACACCTCATGTCATGAGTCTATCTAATTcatatcaaagaaaaatagaGGGAGAACACCCACTGCACATATCGAGAGCAAAAAGGAAATTCAGTAAAGCCTAACTAATCTCTTGCTGGTTTGTGGACCGCATTAGAGGGTTTAGTTTGACGGTTCTAGTCGCACCAGCAGTGGTCAAAATCACGAGATTGTGAATAGTGTGATCCGAGCTAAATTTAGAGGTAGAGTTGGGGCTTAATGTAACAAATTCAATCAGTGCTCAAAACGAGTTTATTGTTGTGGATGGACGACATTTATAGGATCTTTATTATAAGCAACCCTAGTCTGTACAAATACTTTTTCTCATCACTAGTTCAACGAAAGAAAAGTTTTGgtaaaaagaaatctataaaatatattttatatataactaCCGTCCTTATAAGCTGTCGCATTCGTTGTCTATGCCTCCAAATGCTTGAATATAAGCTTCGCCTACAATAATTGACGTATCTCCAGGCGTTGAGCTAGCTCCAATTGCGAGACAAAACTTACTTTCAACTGCATAACATTCTGGACTGTTTGTACATGACTGAACTTGCGAAGTGATCCAATTCCCTACGACTGGCCCAGCTTCATCAATCTGTTCACCTTCATCAAGCATCCATAAATTTGAGGCAATAACATTCATTCCATAAGTATTGAATGATGCCCATTCTCCCTCATCTCTTTTTTGAAGCGTGGTACCATTAGATATATGGTCCAGCAgagctgctgctgctgatGCCACACTTTCCGGACGAGCATACACAGTAGTATTGAAATCTCCCCTATCAAATGTCCATGTAACAAAGTAGTCACCTTCGTCACGCTTTGTAATTTGATTACTAGTACCAGTTTGTGCTTGAGCCAGAAATGTGATATTAGAAGTGTGCTCCAAAAGATAGGTGGAAATTACCTCATAATATTGGGAGGTAACAGCAGGGCCACCAAAAAAAGTCATATTAAGTTTAGGAAGGTCGAAACTGACGACGTCACTTCGTTTTCCCACTTCAGCAGAACCTTTATACCATTCCCATTGGCTATCAGCAGCATATTCTCGGAGGCCTGCAGCTAAGGCGGATGCCATAGCTCCCACTACCAGAGTCCCGACACAAACAGCAAAGCCAGCAGCAATTAAACCGGTCACACCAGCGATAGCACTAGCTGAGCAAACTATACCTTTTACTTGAGATATATCATTAGCGACTTCTTGGAAAAATGTGATGCCTGCTTTTGTAACATATTTGTTGATTGACACTCTTTTTGCCAATCTGACCGGTATTGCGTCAATGCGCTTCACTAATCCTAATGCgacaattagaaaaaaaaggtCAACCATCTGCACGCGCCATTGCGTatgttgaaaagaaaagaagctGCTCATAATATTATCTAGCTGGTCACATATGTGAAAAAACTTGGAACTTGTACTACTTGAAGGGAAATTTATCtgtaatttatatatgaaaGTTTTTACTGTTCTGTCACAAGCGCACTTTCGATGTAAAAGCAACATACCCATGCATTTACTGCTGCTAAAACATTCATCACAGAGTTCTAGTAGACAACTTgagttattatttttataacAGGTCTGAGCGAACTATTTATCCTAGAAATCGCGGGTGCATAAAGTTCCTGAACGCCTATTTCCAAAGTTGGTTTTCCCTTATGCACTTATGAAAAGTCATTTTGACTACTTTTAGGCTTCAAAATGTTCCGTAACTAAACTATGTTGCATGCAGCTGCATAAGAGGTTGGTTGTTATTCAAGCTGTTGCTTAGCTGCGGCAGATGggttcttcttcttttctatgAATGGCAATAACCCTACAACACTTGACACAGTTCAATGTCTCCGCTTCTATTTCTTCAGGCGATTTAATGTGTCCgtcaaatcaaaatcaatcGTTTATGCTGCACTCGATAGTCGTTTATATGTAATTAACTTTGAAACTTGTTTATCTTTCCACAAATCTAGAAGTTTCATTGACTACAGAATTGTTTTGATAAGTATCGCATGCATACACTGTTTAGATGAAACTGTAAAGTGTAGCAGTACTTTTACAAATGAATTGTTGTACTATACACTGTTGAAATTGCCCTACGGGTCAGAATTCACTTGAAACACTTCATTTACTTCTTTGTTGTgctagaaaagaaattaaactCGACTGTTTTGGTCCTTATATTAAGGAGTACTTTAATGAAAGGGATACATATTTCAAGTTCTAAGAAGATGCTATACGAGAGAAGCATGGTTGTATTAGGTATATGCTGACGTATATGTATCATTTTATTGATAGGCACCCTGGGAATACTCCATGAGATCTCTATCGTACTATCTCGATGCACATTTTTGTGGTTACAATCACACATTGAATAAGTGCTGCAAGCATAGAGCAGTAAAATACCCTCCGAGCAATTTAGCTTACCTTTCAAGCTTTCTTGCCcttcaagaaaatggaaattttttcaattttgcGGTTCTGTGAACGGAAAGCAGAAAGATGCAGCAACGTGAGAAAGTGACGCAACTGGGAGAACTGAGCAGGATATTCGATGGACGTCTGGACCTGAAAGGCGCTGATTTGACATCTCATTGTTAGAAATTTCGAGATGTTGACGGTTTTTAGACGTTTATGAATTATATACAGGGTTAAGTAACATCTCGTACTGTGGTCTTAAATATGTGTAGTTATATCAGACTCTAGCGACCCATCGCTGTGATTAAGGGCGATTGCCTTTGATTTCTAATCTTCTGCGAAGT from Kazachstania africana CBS 2517 chromosome 5, complete genome includes:
- the BAT2 gene encoding branched-chain-amino-acid transaminase BAT2 (similar to Saccharomyces cerevisiae BAT2 (YJR148W) and BAT1 (YHR208W); ancestral locus Anc_4.389), which codes for MSAPLDSSKLTVTRTTTPSQPKPNDQLVFGQTFTDHMLTVEWTEEKGWANPEIKPYAPLSLDPATIVFHYAFELFEGMKAYRTEDNKITMFRPDMNMKRMNKSAARICLPKFDEEELLKLIGTLIEQDKHLIPVGQGYSLYIRPTMIGTSVGLGVSTPDKALLYVICSPVGPYYKTGFKAVKLEATDYATRAWPGGVGDKKLGANYAPCVLPQLQAAERGYQQNLWLFGPEHNITEVGTMNAFFVFQNLATGKKELVTAPLDGTILEGVTRDSILNLARERLDSNEWDINERYCTITEVAERSKNGELVEAFGSGTAAIVSPIKEIGWKGESINVPLLPGEQSGALTKQIAAWIGDIQYGRQEHKGWSRVVADLK
- the RMD6 gene encoding Rmd6p (similar to Saccharomyces cerevisiae RMD6 (YEL072W)); this translates as MTSAENSIIVISGPVLQKCSDGTLRALTAILNKGYDLPRYKFNAVQSDRVQDHESFCHDFGLDEEGTMLYLLVNDIKDISSELKLIGTTGSYPLYSSDVPGHYNFSFENVLATIAYKTFPASEIPNSFEVTAFTSFGKGCGIEIANATIEHFKKVHPSCDSLIAKVITNHDLVPYYEKKLNYIELDRITVPKKETVKAKFHDSFKIACDIQVATLKRMI
- the KAFR0E04495 gene encoding DUF5314 domain-containing protein, which gives rise to MHRKNNTNMNVQENSVVNKTDTTNFVRQLIKEVENLNWNDEGVMSPKLSKKEDFEKWSNALFEHLLKSNVYLYEYFKSGILDFTEMDESARTILSKCFENSLRSLIIKSVQDDIVQELNDFCQKHSNSISAFTLFHFLKDKYSGRPSVQKCEVFDMLSKIDGKTTDEKKKWVDRCSRLLLGKSQEEEQLVNTFSRDQVNRYEGLRNKRMEQISEVLYSVCTQINGPKTCSKNKVYNRAWLSFKENLRFRPVLTLLLLAIGASGLNKFIGRFISD
- the KAFR0E04500 gene encoding uncharacterized protein, which translates into the protein MGMLLLHRKCACDRTVKTFIYKLQINFPSSSTSSKFFHICDQLDNIMSSFFSFQHTQWRVQMVDLFFLIVALGLVKRIDAIPVRLAKRVSINKYVTKAGITFFQEVANDISQVKGIVCSASAIAGVTGLIAAGFAVCVGTLVVGAMASALAAGLREYAADSQWEWYKGSAEVGKRSDVVSFDLPKLNMTFFGGPAVTSQYYEVISTYLLEHTSNITFLAQAQTGTSNQITKRDEGDYFVTWTFDRGDFNTTVYARPESVASAAAALLDHISNGTTLQKRDEGEWASFNTYGMNVIASNLWMLDEGEQIDEAGPVVGNWITSQVQSCTNSPECYAVESKFCLAIGASSTPGDTSIIVGEAYIQAFGGIDNECDSL